A single region of the Saprospiraceae bacterium genome encodes:
- a CDS encoding ATP-binding cassette domain-containing protein: protein MLKIDQLSAFYGNKQVLNGLSLDCEKGKIHGILGRNGAGKTTFFKCLYGLLARQGGTFTFAGAPLKNGDIAYLETQNYFYPFLKGQEYLELTTFKNAHFDINAWNKFFDLPLNDLVETYSTGMRKKLALLGTIGQNRPILLLDEPFNGVDFETVETIYLILDHLRKKEKVILLTSHVLPTLTEVCDQISWLKAGQIETTFERPSFDFLKQKIKSEFQQGMEGVLEQLG, encoded by the coding sequence ATGCTTAAAATTGATCAATTAAGTGCCTTTTATGGCAATAAACAGGTGCTCAATGGTCTTAGTCTTGACTGTGAAAAAGGCAAAATACATGGTATCCTGGGTCGAAATGGCGCCGGAAAGACGACCTTTTTCAAATGCCTATACGGCTTGCTCGCCCGACAGGGAGGGACCTTTACCTTTGCTGGTGCACCGCTCAAAAATGGAGACATTGCCTATTTGGAGACGCAAAATTATTTTTACCCTTTCCTCAAAGGCCAGGAATACCTCGAATTGACGACGTTCAAAAATGCTCATTTTGATATAAATGCCTGGAATAAATTCTTTGACCTTCCCTTGAATGACCTGGTGGAGACCTATTCGACGGGAATGAGGAAAAAGCTTGCTTTATTGGGTACTATCGGCCAAAATCGCCCCATCTTGCTCTTAGACGAACCCTTCAATGGCGTTGATTTTGAGACAGTCGAGACCATTTACCTTATCTTGGATCATTTGCGAAAAAAAGAAAAAGTCATCTTGTTGACCAGCCACGTCCTGCCTACGCTAACGGAAGTCTGTGACCAAATTAGCTGGCTGAAAGCAGGCCAAATCGAAACGACCTTTGAACGCCCCAGCTTCGACTTTTTAAAGCAAAAGATCAAATCCGAATTTCAGCAAGGGATGGAAGGGGTTTTGGAGCAGTTGGGGTGA
- a CDS encoding redoxin domain-containing protein has protein sequence MIRSKNIWNGLFGLIFIASACSPSSQQEANTNTPEISSPMDAAVGHPFPVYSSFDQVASIFQQQSDTTYVINFWATWCKPCVKELPYFEALHTDFKGEKLKVILVSLDFQKDIEPKLIPFIKANKLQSNIIALTDHKYNEWIDKVDPEWGGAIPVTVIYKGEHRQFIGESFANQQELTNLVKNMLAKS, from the coding sequence ATGATTCGTAGTAAAAATATATGGAATGGTTTGTTTGGCCTTATATTTATTGCATCTGCCTGTTCGCCAAGCAGCCAACAAGAAGCTAATACGAATACCCCCGAAATATCTTCCCCAATGGATGCCGCTGTCGGCCATCCATTTCCGGTTTACAGTTCCTTCGATCAGGTAGCATCCATTTTTCAGCAACAATCAGATACAACTTATGTGATCAATTTTTGGGCGACCTGGTGCAAACCCTGTGTCAAAGAGCTGCCCTATTTCGAAGCCCTGCACACCGATTTTAAAGGAGAAAAACTTAAAGTGATCCTTGTAAGCCTTGACTTCCAAAAAGATATTGAACCCAAACTCATCCCATTTATTAAAGCAAACAAGTTACAATCGAATATCATTGCGTTAACAGACCACAAGTACAATGAATGGATTGATAAAGTTGACCCGGAATGGGGCGGGGCAATCCCCGTTACGGTTATTTACAAAGGCGAACATCGGCAATTTATCGGCGAGTCATTTGCCAATCAGCAAGAATTAACCAACTTGGTAAAAAATATGCTGGCGAAGTCCTAA
- a CDS encoding thioredoxin family protein: protein MNRLWNISLVLFCIILVAACTNGEKGKDKTADQMETQEKAPAAKAKLVNLKKEGIQVGDQAPLFKLKNVDGKMYRLQDIKDANGQPAKGYIVAFTCNTCPVAQMYEDRLIALHHKMAAQGYPVVAIQPNDPAIQAGDSFEKMQERASKKNYPFVYLLDEGQSIYPQYGASRTPEIYLLDDTFTLRYHGAIDDNSGDPDGVTVNYVALAVAALQNGQDPNPSEIKAVGCGIKAKRKS from the coding sequence ATGAATCGACTTTGGAACATAAGTTTAGTCCTCTTTTGTATAATCCTAGTTGCAGCCTGCACCAATGGAGAAAAAGGAAAAGACAAAACAGCGGATCAAATGGAAACCCAGGAGAAGGCCCCAGCAGCAAAAGCCAAATTAGTAAACCTGAAAAAAGAAGGCATCCAGGTGGGAGACCAGGCTCCCCTATTCAAGTTGAAGAATGTAGATGGCAAAATGTATCGCCTTCAGGACATTAAAGATGCAAATGGCCAACCTGCCAAAGGGTATATCGTTGCGTTTACCTGCAATACTTGCCCTGTCGCACAAATGTATGAAGACCGCCTTATTGCCTTGCACCACAAAATGGCTGCTCAGGGGTATCCCGTTGTTGCTATCCAGCCCAATGACCCGGCCATCCAAGCCGGTGATAGCTTTGAAAAAATGCAGGAACGTGCCAGCAAAAAGAACTACCCATTTGTGTACCTATTGGATGAAGGCCAGTCCATTTACCCTCAATACGGCGCAAGTCGCACCCCCGAAATTTACCTACTAGATGATACCTTTACGCTTCGCTACCATGGCGCCATCGACGATAATTCAGGTGACCCCGATGGCGTTACCGTTAATTATGTAGCATTGGCTGTGGCGGCTCTTCAAAATGGTCAGGATCCGAATCCGAGCGAGATCAAGGCCGTTGGTTGTGGCATTAAAGCCAAACGCAAAAGTTAA
- a CDS encoding CPBP family intramembrane glutamic endopeptidase: protein MRMNKTWRIILIVFLSFFAYHYFRQFFGPIKGALDNITHFGLLSYLLTYLLIGLPIFIGTYFINREKNILKSLGLTNKVAKAFLFALLFTLPMLIGGAAFFTFHTHLKIENLIAGSIVIGFIEELYFRGFLFGQLYRYTNIGFIPAICFGALIFASGHLYQSQDLNELIGIFVITFMGAILFAWLYVEWDYNLWVPIFLHSFMNLSWHLFEMDETALGGITANILRGLTIAFAIAFTVISKKRSNQKLAINRETILLKS, encoded by the coding sequence ATGAGGATGAACAAAACATGGAGGATCATTTTGATTGTGTTTCTTTCTTTTTTCGCGTATCATTATTTTCGGCAGTTTTTTGGACCTATAAAGGGGGCGCTAGATAACATCACTCACTTTGGGCTTTTAAGTTATTTACTGACTTATCTCTTAATCGGGCTCCCTATTTTCATAGGCACCTATTTTATTAACCGAGAAAAAAATATACTTAAAAGTTTGGGCCTAACGAATAAGGTTGCCAAGGCCTTTTTATTTGCCTTACTGTTTACCCTTCCTATGTTAATCGGAGGCGCTGCTTTTTTTACCTTCCACACTCATTTGAAAATAGAAAACCTTATAGCCGGATCAATTGTCATCGGCTTTATTGAGGAATTATATTTTAGAGGGTTTCTGTTCGGGCAACTTTACCGGTATACCAACATAGGGTTTATTCCTGCTATATGCTTTGGGGCATTGATTTTCGCCTCCGGGCATCTATACCAAAGCCAGGACCTCAACGAGTTGATAGGGATTTTTGTGATTACCTTTATGGGGGCCATCTTATTTGCCTGGCTTTATGTAGAATGGGATTACAATTTATGGGTTCCTATTTTTCTACATTCCTTTATGAACTTGTCCTGGCATTTGTTTGAAATGGATGAAACGGCCTTAGGGGGCATCACCGCGAATATATTAAGAGGATTAACCATTGCTTTTGCCATTGCGTTTACAGTCATTTCTAAGAAACGAAGTAACCAAAAACTAGCGATTAACCGAGAGACAATTTTACTGAAAAGTTAA
- a CDS encoding DUF6377 domain-containing protein gives MLKTIFTFGVFLVWTSMAWGQSNLEALLNRLDKTIEASDAFIKAKETRIDSLRNLLEKPKSDLEDSYSLYNQLYEEYKAYRFDSALHYVYANIELSKALQKQDWMDKTKLNLSAILTTTGMYKESIDNLNSIEKNQLPAQLYWRYYLEHKLAYEALNQYALDGNYAPSYYLKANTYQDSLLQSLTPNSNDYLLESGVMLIKEGKLKQAEKIYLDLCLNRLKPATAIYAKATATLANIYEQEGEELLQKQYLILSAMADIQAVVKENASLTKLAIQLFEEGEIDRANRYIEYALADANFYNARQRKVEISKVYPIINRAYQLQIEKQKDTLRFYLLFITAISILLVITLIAIYLQNQKLYRTRQNLHQLNQELHQVNTRLNESNQRLQEANYIKEEYIGHFLNQCSVYIDKLESYQKVVRKKVMTKELNALMKMTDSTTFMDAELKEFYANFDRAFLRLYPDFVNEFNSLLDKNQQIVLKNGELLTTELRIFALIRLGINDSYKIAHFLRYSVNTIYNYRAQIKNKSSVERDHFEHHVMNIGSFYNDN, from the coding sequence ATGCTAAAAACGATTTTCACATTTGGTGTCTTCTTGGTTTGGACAAGCATGGCTTGGGGACAATCTAATCTGGAGGCTTTATTGAATAGGCTTGATAAAACCATCGAGGCAAGCGATGCTTTTATCAAAGCTAAAGAAACGCGCATCGACTCTTTGAGAAACCTCCTTGAAAAACCTAAAAGTGATTTAGAAGATAGCTACAGCCTATATAATCAACTCTATGAAGAATATAAAGCCTACAGATTCGACTCTGCCCTTCATTATGTATATGCCAATATAGAACTGTCAAAGGCCCTCCAAAAACAGGACTGGATGGATAAGACCAAGCTAAACTTGTCGGCTATCCTGACCACCACGGGCATGTACAAAGAATCTATTGACAACCTCAATAGCATCGAAAAAAACCAGCTGCCCGCCCAATTATATTGGCGATACTATCTTGAGCACAAACTGGCCTATGAGGCCTTAAACCAATATGCCCTGGATGGAAATTATGCCCCTTCTTACTATTTAAAGGCCAATACCTACCAGGATTCCCTGCTACAATCGCTTACGCCAAACTCAAACGATTATTTATTGGAATCAGGCGTGATGCTCATTAAAGAAGGAAAACTCAAACAGGCCGAAAAAATTTACCTGGACCTTTGTCTCAACAGGCTAAAACCAGCCACCGCTATTTATGCAAAAGCCACCGCTACCCTGGCCAACATCTATGAACAAGAGGGCGAGGAACTTTTGCAAAAGCAATATCTGATCCTATCCGCAATGGCTGATATCCAGGCGGTAGTGAAAGAAAACGCTTCCTTGACCAAGCTGGCGATCCAATTGTTCGAGGAAGGAGAAATTGACCGGGCAAATCGCTACATCGAATACGCCTTGGCAGATGCCAATTTTTACAATGCCCGCCAGCGCAAAGTAGAAATCTCCAAGGTGTATCCTATCATCAACAGGGCCTATCAATTACAAATTGAAAAACAAAAAGACACGCTCCGGTTTTACCTTTTGTTTATCACCGCCATTTCTATTTTGTTGGTTATTACCCTGATTGCCATTTACCTACAAAATCAAAAACTTTACCGTACACGGCAAAACCTCCACCAATTAAACCAGGAATTACACCAGGTCAATACCCGACTAAATGAGTCTAATCAAAGGCTCCAGGAGGCTAACTATATCAAAGAAGAATACATTGGTCACTTCCTCAATCAGTGCTCCGTCTATATCGACAAACTGGAGTCCTACCAAAAGGTGGTTCGAAAAAAGGTCATGACAAAAGAATTGAATGCCTTGATGAAGATGACAGACTCTACCACTTTTATGGATGCCGAACTCAAAGAATTTTATGCTAATTTTGATCGCGCTTTCCTGCGCTTATACCCTGATTTTGTCAATGAATTTAATTCCCTACTGGATAAGAATCAACAAATTGTACTGAAAAATGGAGAATTGCTCACGACCGAGTTGCGCATTTTTGCGCTCATTCGCCTGGGCATCAATGACAGTTACAAGATTGCCCATTTCCTCCGCTATTCCGTTAATACCATCTATAACTATCGGGCACAGATCAAAAACAAATCTTCCGTCGAAAGAGATCATTTCGAACACCACGTCATGAATATTGGGTCTTTTTATAATGACAATTGA
- a CDS encoding TonB-dependent receptor: protein MKRLIKTFMLLTAIVLGPAILLGQRTITGNITDAESGEPLIGANILVVGTSSGTITDFDGNYSLEVPAGADKLMFSYTGYATMEVVIGASNILDAKLSPGELLEEVVVIGYGTVKKEDATGSVQTVNTKDFNKGAITGPQELLAGKIAGVQITTGADPGAGAVIRIRGGSSLSASNDPLIVIDGVPVDNGGISGSRNPLNVINPNDIATFTVLKDASATAIYGSRASNGVILITTKKGKLGKKIGVNYSGNVSFSNPISTVDVLTASEFRSMINETYPEGHPSKNLLGSANTDWQSEIYETGIGQDHNLSLSGGVGVVPYRLSLGYTDKKGILMTDRFNRTTAALNLSPGFLDNTLQINVNLKGMFTNNNFANRGAIGSAVAFDPTQVVRDPGSPFGGFYTWLDNGNPNTLAPANPLALLELTDNQSDVQRFITNASIDYRFPFLPELRANLNLAYDYSKGKGTNNVPGNASFAFDAANGGGVKNKYDQEKKNELLEFYLNYVNVFGSTKFDIMGGYSWQRFFFEDSFFNSNIAGSEVTEGENSGELYLLSLFGRLNITLMDQVLITATLRRDGTSRFSPDTRWGLFPAAAVAWKIIDSKATGPLTNLKLRLGYGVTGQQDVGGYYQYLPRYLSGFDNARYQFGNQYVTTIRPEGYDANIKWEETTTYNVGIDYGLFNDRITGSIEYYLRETKDLINFVPVPAGTNLTNFLNTNVGDLENRGVEFSINAIPVRKADLSWEVGFNVTANKNKITRLTATEDPDYLGVLTGGISGGVGNTIQIHSVGFPANSFLVYEQVYAENGQPIEGLYVDRNGDGQVTADDQYRFKKPAPDVFFGLTTNLTYKNFDVSLAGRASIGNYVYNNIQSDQAFTDRLFHPTQYLLNVHADIKDINFNTPEYFSDHFIQDGSFLRLDHITLSYTFPEIFKKSGSLRVYGTLQNPILVTNYTGIDPEIFGGIDGNIYPRSRTFLFGVNANF from the coding sequence ATGAAGCGACTAATAAAAACATTTATGCTGCTAACGGCAATCGTGCTGGGGCCCGCCATCCTCCTTGGGCAACGCACAATTACCGGTAATATTACCGACGCCGAAAGCGGAGAGCCCTTGATCGGCGCTAATATCTTGGTCGTAGGCACTTCATCAGGTACCATCACCGATTTTGATGGCAACTACAGCCTGGAAGTCCCCGCTGGTGCCGATAAATTGATGTTTAGTTACACCGGATATGCTACAATGGAAGTGGTCATTGGCGCGTCTAATATCCTCGACGCCAAACTATCCCCAGGTGAATTGCTGGAAGAAGTCGTGGTCATTGGATATGGTACCGTCAAAAAAGAGGATGCCACTGGCTCCGTTCAAACGGTTAACACCAAAGACTTTAACAAAGGCGCTATTACTGGCCCCCAGGAATTATTAGCCGGTAAAATTGCCGGTGTACAAATTACGACTGGCGCAGATCCCGGCGCAGGAGCCGTCATTCGCATTAGAGGTGGATCCTCGCTGAGTGCTTCCAATGACCCGCTGATCGTAATTGATGGTGTGCCGGTTGACAACGGTGGCATTTCGGGTTCCAGAAACCCCCTAAACGTCATCAATCCTAATGACATTGCCACTTTTACGGTGCTAAAAGATGCTTCTGCAACGGCCATTTATGGCTCCCGCGCCTCCAACGGGGTAATCCTGATCACCACTAAGAAAGGAAAATTAGGCAAGAAAATTGGCGTGAATTATAGCGGAAATGTATCCTTTAGCAATCCAATATCAACCGTGGATGTATTGACCGCTAGTGAATTCCGCAGCATGATAAACGAAACTTACCCAGAAGGACACCCTTCCAAAAACCTCCTGGGAAGTGCTAACACCGATTGGCAATCCGAGATTTATGAAACGGGGATCGGACAAGACCACAATCTTAGCCTTTCTGGCGGGGTAGGCGTCGTCCCTTATCGCTTGTCTTTAGGCTACACGGATAAGAAAGGAATTTTGATGACCGATCGTTTCAATCGGACCACTGCAGCCCTTAATCTCTCCCCAGGGTTCCTGGATAATACCCTACAGATCAATGTCAACCTCAAGGGGATGTTCACCAATAACAATTTCGCTAACCGAGGTGCTATTGGTAGTGCAGTGGCTTTTGATCCTACGCAGGTGGTCAGAGACCCCGGTAGCCCATTTGGAGGTTTTTATACCTGGCTAGACAATGGAAACCCCAATACCTTGGCCCCCGCCAATCCATTAGCACTCTTAGAATTGACGGATAACCAGTCTGATGTTCAACGCTTTATTACTAATGCCTCCATTGATTACCGCTTCCCATTTCTCCCTGAATTAAGAGCCAATCTAAACCTGGCTTATGATTATTCGAAGGGAAAAGGCACCAATAACGTTCCAGGCAATGCTTCTTTTGCCTTTGATGCAGCGAATGGTGGTGGTGTTAAAAATAAATACGATCAGGAAAAGAAAAATGAACTATTGGAGTTCTACCTTAATTATGTAAACGTTTTTGGCTCGACCAAATTCGATATCATGGGTGGGTATTCCTGGCAACGATTCTTCTTTGAGGACAGCTTTTTCAACTCCAATATTGCCGGTAGTGAGGTGACCGAAGGCGAAAACTCTGGAGAACTCTACCTCCTTTCCTTATTTGGCCGTTTGAATATCACCTTGATGGATCAGGTGCTGATTACGGCGACGCTACGACGTGACGGAACCTCGCGCTTTTCACCTGATACCCGCTGGGGCCTTTTCCCCGCTGCTGCCGTGGCATGGAAAATTATCGACAGTAAAGCCACCGGGCCATTAACTAATCTTAAGTTAAGACTGGGTTATGGGGTTACTGGTCAGCAAGATGTAGGTGGTTATTACCAATATTTGCCTAGATACCTTAGCGGCTTCGATAATGCCCGCTACCAGTTTGGCAACCAATATGTAACGACCATCCGACCAGAAGGTTATGATGCGAATATCAAATGGGAAGAAACAACTACCTATAATGTAGGAATAGACTATGGTTTATTCAATGATAGGATCACTGGATCCATCGAATACTACCTAAGAGAAACCAAAGATTTGATCAACTTTGTTCCCGTACCTGCCGGTACCAACCTCACCAACTTCCTCAATACCAATGTTGGCGATTTGGAAAATAGAGGGGTAGAGTTTTCTATCAATGCCATTCCTGTAAGAAAAGCAGACTTAAGCTGGGAAGTTGGCTTTAATGTGACCGCCAACAAGAACAAAATTACGCGTTTGACCGCTACAGAAGACCCTGACTACCTCGGCGTATTAACAGGAGGCATTTCAGGAGGAGTAGGTAATACTATTCAAATTCACAGTGTTGGGTTCCCTGCCAATTCCTTCCTCGTTTATGAGCAAGTATATGCAGAAAATGGCCAACCAATCGAAGGACTTTACGTCGACAGAAATGGCGATGGCCAAGTAACCGCTGATGACCAATATCGCTTTAAAAAACCAGCACCTGATGTGTTTTTTGGTTTGACCACCAACCTGACTTACAAAAACTTTGACGTGTCTTTGGCTGGTAGAGCTAGCATTGGTAATTATGTGTACAATAACATTCAATCTGATCAGGCCTTTACAGATCGATTGTTTCACCCCACCCAGTACTTGCTAAATGTACATGCTGATATTAAAGACATTAATTTTAATACGCCAGAATATTTTAGCGATCATTTTATCCAGGATGGTTCTTTCTTGCGATTAGACCACATTACGCTTAGCTACACCTTCCCTGAAATTTTCAAGAAATCAGGTAGCTTGAGGGTATATGGCACCTTGCAAAATCCTATTTTGGTAACCAATTACACGGGAATTGACCCTGAAATTTTTGGAGGGATTGATGGAAACATTTATCCTCGTTCCAGAACCTTCCTATTTGGTGTAAACGCTAATTTCTGA
- a CDS encoding RagB/SusD family nutrient uptake outer membrane protein, with the protein MNFKSYFNKFLFLFGTSLVLSSCFNDLDTIPTDADEVTSAIVYDDPSAYRQVLAKLYAGLAVSGQQGPDGQSDISGIDEGFGQYLRGYWYHQELSTDEAVIGWNDQTIKDFHDQDWDANDVFINAFYSRIFYQISLCNEFLRETTDEKLDGRKVEGSLRSDIAVFRAEARFLRALSYYHALDLFGNVPFVTEADNVGAFFPEQISRADLYNFVEAELKDIEGTLLAPRSNEYARADQAAAWMLLAKLYLNAEVYAGKNAYTEAAEYSAKVIGAGYQLEDNFTHLFLADNDQSNEIIFPVAFDGVNTRTWGGTTFIIHAGVGGNMVPADFGIDGGWGGTRTTSALVGKFPAIGVSAEIVAPNEGNSSNYTLLNVPGGYQGWNEKLNTTALSSVNGDNVYQGYIYFAEASEFKFALGSWDTNWGDTGKDGTLDAGGDNLSVPEPGLYKMDVNTDALTYSIQKISWGLIGSATPGGWDSDQDMTYNAEDNSVTITLDLVAGEIKFRANDDWALNYGDTGADAILEEGGDNIVIPAAGLYSIKLFLDRPDYTYSIENLSIDSRVLFHTDGQNLEIADITQFTEGYAVTKFKNVTSTGQTGSDLTHTDTDFPMFRLADAYLMYAEAVLRGGSGSIPTAVEYINKVRTRAYGGEGGNIQQADLSLDFILDERARELLWEGHRRTDLIRFKRFSTSDYLWPWKGGVAAGVNTPETRNLYPIPANDLAANPKLKQNTGY; encoded by the coding sequence ATGAATTTCAAATCATATTTTAATAAGTTTTTATTCTTATTCGGCACCTCCCTCGTCCTAAGTTCCTGCTTTAATGACTTGGATACCATTCCAACGGACGCAGATGAAGTTACTTCGGCCATCGTGTATGACGATCCCAGTGCCTACCGACAAGTATTGGCAAAATTGTATGCTGGCTTGGCTGTGAGTGGCCAGCAAGGGCCAGATGGGCAATCTGATATCTCAGGTATTGATGAAGGTTTTGGGCAATACTTAAGAGGCTACTGGTACCACCAAGAGCTTTCAACAGATGAAGCAGTGATTGGTTGGAATGACCAAACCATCAAGGACTTCCACGACCAAGACTGGGATGCCAATGATGTTTTTATCAACGCCTTTTACAGCCGAATTTTTTACCAAATTTCCCTTTGCAATGAATTTCTACGGGAGACTACTGACGAAAAATTGGATGGCCGAAAAGTTGAGGGTAGTCTGCGCTCAGACATCGCTGTTTTTCGAGCAGAAGCACGATTCCTACGCGCCCTCAGCTATTACCACGCCCTTGATTTGTTCGGCAATGTACCTTTTGTTACGGAAGCCGATAATGTGGGTGCCTTTTTCCCTGAGCAAATCTCACGAGCTGATTTGTATAACTTCGTTGAAGCCGAGTTGAAGGATATTGAAGGTACTTTGTTGGCGCCACGTTCGAATGAATATGCTCGTGCAGATCAGGCAGCAGCTTGGATGCTTTTAGCCAAATTGTACTTGAACGCCGAAGTATACGCCGGTAAAAACGCTTATACCGAAGCCGCTGAATACAGTGCTAAAGTAATCGGTGCGGGCTACCAACTTGAAGATAACTTCACTCATCTTTTTTTGGCTGATAATGACCAATCTAATGAGATTATCTTCCCCGTCGCCTTTGATGGGGTCAATACCAGAACATGGGGTGGTACAACCTTTATTATCCACGCTGGTGTAGGTGGCAATATGGTTCCGGCTGACTTTGGCATCGATGGCGGCTGGGGTGGTACACGGACCACTAGCGCACTGGTGGGCAAGTTTCCAGCAATTGGCGTAAGCGCGGAAATAGTAGCACCTAACGAAGGTAATTCCAGCAACTATACGCTCCTAAACGTACCTGGCGGCTACCAGGGCTGGAATGAAAAACTGAATACTACCGCCCTATCCTCCGTAAATGGCGATAATGTTTACCAAGGTTATATCTATTTTGCAGAAGCAAGTGAATTCAAATTTGCCCTCGGTAGTTGGGATACCAACTGGGGAGATACAGGTAAAGACGGCACCCTTGATGCAGGTGGCGACAACTTAAGTGTACCAGAACCAGGCTTGTATAAAATGGATGTTAATACCGATGCCCTTACCTATAGCATCCAAAAAATCAGCTGGGGCTTGATCGGCTCCGCTACACCCGGTGGCTGGGATTCGGACCAGGATATGACTTATAATGCGGAGGACAATTCCGTAACGATCACCTTAGACCTCGTGGCGGGTGAGATTAAGTTCCGCGCCAATGATGATTGGGCACTAAACTATGGTGATACAGGAGCCGATGCTATTCTCGAAGAGGGTGGTGATAATATCGTCATTCCTGCAGCTGGCCTTTATTCAATAAAACTGTTCCTGGATAGACCAGATTATACCTATTCCATTGAAAACCTTAGTATTGATAGCAGGGTGCTATTCCATACAGATGGCCAGAACTTGGAAATAGCAGATATTACCCAATTCACAGAAGGTTATGCCGTCACGAAATTCAAAAACGTAACCTCTACTGGCCAAACGGGCTCAGATCTTACACATACTGATACAGACTTCCCGATGTTCCGCTTGGCAGATGCTTATTTGATGTATGCAGAAGCCGTCCTTCGTGGAGGCAGTGGTAGTATCCCTACTGCTGTTGAGTACATCAATAAAGTAAGAACCAGAGCTTACGGCGGGGAAGGCGGCAATATCCAACAGGCTGATTTGAGCCTCGATTTCATCCTGGATGAACGTGCCCGAGAATTACTCTGGGAAGGTCATCGCCGAACAGACCTGATTCGCTTCAAAAGATTCAGTACTTCTGATTACCTCTGGCCTTGGAAAGGCGGAGTAGCAGCCGGCGTTAATACACCAGAAACCAGAAACCTTTATCCAATTCCGGCAAATGACTTGGCTGCAAACCCTAAACTTAAACAAAATACGGGTTATTAA
- a CDS encoding SusE domain-containing protein, with protein sequence MIKKYILFPLLAIGLLSGCLEEEVGPFLKLGNAPSITSPTAGTSFVLTEDNASSIVSAFTWTAADFGYNAGIDYELQLDKAGNSFASPISLGIVNALSVDNVTVGKLNGILLANGLPDNVGAAMEIRVVATVSDKVDPLISEVVAMTVTPYKALIVYPKLQVPGSYQGWAPENESTVIYSRKSDGNYEGFLNFSDPNTEFKYTNGPSWDVNYGDDGADGTLEAGSGNIIAPEAGMYRLKVNLNNLTHQYQKTAWGLIGSATPGGWDSDQDLTYDATTGALKITLDLVAGEIKFRANDDWAMNFGDTSANGSLEYDGDNIVVADAGNYTIELLLTVADYTYKVTKN encoded by the coding sequence ATGATTAAAAAATATATCCTCTTTCCCTTATTGGCCATCGGCCTTTTAAGCGGATGTCTCGAAGAAGAAGTTGGCCCATTTCTAAAACTTGGAAATGCACCTTCCATCACCAGCCCAACTGCTGGCACTAGTTTTGTTTTGACCGAAGATAATGCATCTAGTATTGTGTCCGCTTTCACCTGGACCGCAGCCGATTTTGGCTATAATGCAGGGATCGATTACGAATTACAATTGGATAAAGCAGGTAATAGTTTTGCCTCCCCAATCTCTTTAGGTATCGTTAATGCCTTATCTGTTGATAATGTTACCGTAGGCAAATTAAACGGTATCTTATTGGCGAATGGCTTACCTGACAATGTAGGGGCTGCCATGGAAATCAGGGTCGTTGCTACCGTAAGTGACAAGGTTGATCCTTTAATCTCTGAAGTAGTAGCTATGACAGTTACGCCTTACAAGGCCTTGATCGTATATCCTAAATTGCAGGTACCAGGGAGTTACCAGGGTTGGGCGCCAGAAAATGAAAGCACCGTTATTTATTCCAGAAAAAGTGACGGTAATTATGAGGGTTTCCTTAATTTCTCTGACCCTAACACGGAATTCAAATATACAAATGGCCCTAGCTGGGATGTCAATTATGGCGATGATGGTGCAGATGGAACATTAGAGGCTGGATCTGGCAATATAATAGCGCCAGAGGCGGGCATGTACCGATTGAAGGTAAATTTGAATAACCTGACACACCAATATCAAAAAACAGCCTGGGGATTGATCGGCTCTGCTACCCCTGGTGGCTGGGATTCCGACCAAGACCTGACCTACGATGCTACGACAGGGGCCTTAAAGATCACCCTTGACTTGGTAGCAGGAGAAATCAAGTTCCGGGCTAATGATGATTGGGCCATGAACTTTGGTGATACCAGCGCCAATGGCTCTCTTGAATACGATGGTGATAATATCGTTGTAGCTGATGCAGGCAATTATACCATTGAGCTTTTATTGACAGTTGCCGATTATACTTATAAGGTGACCAAAAATTAA